A DNA window from Aspergillus nidulans FGSC A4 chromosome V contains the following coding sequences:
- a CDS encoding uncharacterized protein (transcript_id=CADANIAT00003339) gives MKDSPCFCLSFKPESLASIPQTLQRYFLALFVGSAIGSNIDRGLVRSEQDSLGTAMSVSERHDDLTGEEHESENGESLEVTFHYADCFERDEAGYMGVTLRRDRGGDIIPGSATPFFRANNEMIIQRAISAAVDATEDESRRSRVPPERPPRSPLPILSWDRLVRLESNVEREREAAEIASPRELDIEPDQSTWPRNWDTHHDYFLWTCRGTVDVITEHLQAVFRFEPAIDEAFVAARLCGVNAYKQLTFLQKYLPGEIHSLQRAEARGIMYEADISHPDIRMGSQDFDLEQLDAGDPKYIEPVLPCWAPPNWGRADDAFAALYLGEDPIVFQREYGWACTEIPTIEFISIRMAQIPHLNLNWMELRAAKSRHDILVTTCQSVPPGYQFF, from the exons ATGAAGGACTCCCCGTGCTTCTGCCTATCTTTCAAACCCGAGTCTCTCGCTTCGATACCGCAAACTTTGCAAAGATACTTCTTAGCTTTGTTTGTTGGCTCCGCGATTGGATCAAATATCGACCGAGGCTTGGTGAGGTCCGAGCAAGA TTCACTTGGAA CCGCAATGTCAGTCTCGGAGCGTCATGACGACTTGACCGGCGAGGAGCATGAGAGTGAGAACGGTGAATCTCTCGAAGTGACATTTCACTACGCGGACTGTTTTGAACGGGATGAAGCTGGATATATGGGCGTGACCCTCCGCAGGGATCGCGGTGGGGACATTATCCCTGGATCAGCGACACCATTCTTCAGAGCCAACAACGAGATGATCATTCAGAGAGCCATTTCAGCAGCTGTTGACGCTACTGAGGACGAAAGCCGTCGTTCTCGTGTACCACCTGAAAGACCTCCACGCTCACCCTTGCCGATACTATCTTGGGACCGGTTGGTGAGATTGGAGAGTAACGTCGAAAGAGAGCGTGAGGCAGCCGAGATCGCCTCACCACGAGAGCTAGATATTGAACCTGACCAGTCAACTTGGCCACGCAACTGGGACACACATCATGATTATTTCCTCTGGACCTGTCGGGGGACTGTCGATGTCATCACCGAACATCTTCAGGCCGTCTTTCGATTTGAACCtgccatcgatgaggcctTCGTTGCCGCGAGACTTTGTGGAGTAAACGCATATAAACAACTAACATTTCTCCAAAAGTACCTCCCTGGTGAGATCCACTCCTTGCAGCGGGCTGAGGCTCGTGGCATCATGTATGAGGCAGACATCTCGCATCCTGATATTCGCATGGGATCGCAGGACTTTGATTTAGAGCAGCTAGATGCCGGAGATCCAAAATACATTGAGCCCGTCCTTCCTTGCTGGGCACCTCCCAACTGGGGCCGTGCCGACGACGCATTCGCAGCTTTGTACTTGGGCGAGGATCCGATTGTGTTTCAACGTGAATATGGCTGGGCTTGCACCGAGATACCAACCATTGAATTTATCAGCATTCGAATGGCTCAAATCCCACACTTGAATCTTAACTGGATGGAGTTGCGGGCTGCGAAATCCCGCCATGATATCCTTGTCACTACCTGCCAGTCAGTCCCCCCAGGGTACCAGTTCTTCTGA
- a CDS encoding membrane insertase COX18 (transcript_id=CADANIAT00003338), producing the protein MRPSHHLPRMMPLQHVRRFHQTRQAPFINESLEVASSFIHGVHSASHLPWALSIPLTAFLIRMGVALPLQIFTKVQARKESDLSPILMAWRQHYQKKAQNQTGPNGPILAREAKIMTTKNVKGQYDALRRRWGLVRWYRPANILQVPIWITVMESLRAMSGADKSLAQTLLALFSSGDSESQGSAALRLTVEPSFAAEGALWFPDLLASDSTGILPAILTVTMLVNIRNGWKVPTLRSAADLPLKEMGKQMSNTLFRLLIQCMALNVGLACYMQGMPVAVMIYWITSTNIATAQTYLLQKYMFPTPSLKPWRQIHIAYSKRGQKAVLQN; encoded by the coding sequence ATGAGGCCGAGTCATCATCTCCCCCGGATGATGCCTCTGCAGCATGTCCGCCGCTTCCACCAGACGAGACAGGCTCCATTTATAAACGAGTCGCTGGAAGTAGCATCGTCCTTCATTCATGGCGTACACTCAGCCAGCCATTTGCCATGGGCTCTCTCAATCCCTTTGACTGCTTTCCTGATTCGAATGGGCGTGGCCTTGCCCCTGCAGATCTTCACTAAAGTCCAAGCTCGTAAAGAATCCGATTTATCCCCGATACTTATGGCTTGGCGACAGCATTATCAGAAGAAAGCACAGAATCAGACTGGTCCCAATGGCCCGATACTTGCGAGAGAGGCCAAAATCATGACCACTAAAAACGTCAAGGGCCAGTATGAtgctctccgccgccgctgggGCCTAGTCCGATGGTATAGGCCAGCCAATATCCTCCAGGTGCCGATTTGGATTACTGTCATGGAAAGCCTCAGGGCGATGAGCGGTGCTGATAAAAGCCTGGCTCAGACCCTGCTTGCACTGTTTTCATCGGGGGATTCGGAATCGCAAGGATCCGCCGCTCTTCGTCTTACCGTTGAGCCATCGTTCGCAGCAGAGGGAGCCCTCTGGTTCCCTGATCTGTTAGCAAGTGACTCGACGGGCATTCTGCCGGCTATACTGACCGTCACTATGTTGgtcaacatccgcaacgGATGGAAGGTGCCGACACTGAGGAGTGCTGCCGACTTGCCCCTCAAAGAGATGGGGAAGCAGATGTCGAATACTCTATTTCGGTTGCTCATCCAATGCATGGCTCTAAATGTTGGGCTGGCATGTTATATGCAGGGAATGCCGGTAGCGGTTATGATTTACTGGATCACGAGCACGAATATCGCGACGGCACAAAcatatcttcttcaaaaATACATGTTCCCCACTCCATCATTGAAGCCATGGAGGCAGATCCACATTGCTTATTCTAAACGGGGACAAAAGGCTGTGTTACAGAACTAG
- the ptcF gene encoding type 2C protein phosphatase PTC5 (transcript_id=CADANIAT00003340): protein MRRAALQALRSSRRAPAWRVGGRTPPISFTSSPSLGLRSYSTPKLSASLQSSMHLRTFSVAAVSAVVASGAWYAYQGDGSQTPAAAGTSSQTRSFTSTAHAEQPSEPSRRALLVDNDQFYTATLSGEQPLQKNTDDSDRRLLEMLTPEQATQKLRKNEESYLVNRGKGVVRYDVVQVPSNSPIEDDHAEKIVEVPASTSAANEGQSSSDWMFWAVFDGHSGWTTSAKLRNVLISYVARELNATYKSASSDPSLVLPSSEAVDAAIKQGFVRLDNDIVHGSVNQVFKSNSRRAAAELLAPALSGSCALLAFYDSQTRDLKVACAGDSRAVLGRRSENGKWTATPLSEDQTGGTPSEMKRLREEHPGEPNVVRNGRILGQLEPSRSFGDAFYKWSKETQEKIKRQFFGRTPHPLLKTPPYVTAEPIITTTKVDPSQGDFLVLATDGLWEMLSNEEVVGLVGQWIEEQKAAAGAGTGNKSWVRSLFGSQPTQLPVEAPKETSTDGQRRPIRQQQYDISGAASRFVVEDKNAATHLVRNAMGGKDKDMLCALLTLPSPYSRRYRDDVTVEVIFFGESPDNRTISINEEASASEDNIKAKL from the exons ATGCGTCGTGCAGCCCTTCAAGCGCTCCGTTCTTCTCGTCGTGCCCCAGCATGGCGGGTCGGCGGCAGGACGCCGCCCATCTCGTTCACAAGCAGTCCGTCTCTCGGTCTCCGATCCTACTCCACGCCCAAGCTTTCTGCTTCCCTTCAGTCCTCGATGCATCTTCGAACTTTCTCTGTTGCAGCAGTCTCGGCAGTAGTAGCATCTGGGGCTTGGTACGCTTACCAAGGCGACGGCTCCCAGACACCAGCAGCCGCCGGTACCTCCTCGCAAACTCGGTCGTTCACGTCGACTGCCCACGCCGAACAGCCTTCGGAACCGTCGCGCCGTGCTCTCCTGGTGGATAACGATCAATTCTATACGGCAACGCTCTCTGGAGAGCAGCCATTGCAGAAAAACACTGACGATTCTGATCGCCGACTTCTAGAGATGCTGACTCCTGAACAAGCGACGCAGAAACTGAGGAAGAACGAGGAATCATATCTGGTGAACCGAGGTAAAGGGGTTGTTCGATATGATGTTGTTCAGGTTCCGAGCAACTCCCCTATCGAAGATGACCATGCGGAGAAGATAGTCGAGGTACCTGCCTCCACGTCTGCGGCAAACGAAGGCCAATCCAGCAGTGACTGGATGTTTTGGGCGGTATTTGACGGCCATTC TGGCTGGACAACGTCTGCCAAATTGCGCAACGTCCTCATTTCATACGTCGCTCGCGAGCTCAACGCTACATATAAGTCCGCGTCTTCGGACCCTTCGCTAGTGCTGCCGTCATCCGAAGCCGTGGATGCCGCTATTAAACAGGGATTTGTTCGTTTAGATAACGATATTGTCCACGGCAGTGTCAACCAGGTGTTCAAGTCCAATTCACGTCGCGCCGCAGCCGAATTGCTCGCTCCTGCTCTTTCCGGCTCCTGCGCTCTCCTCGCATTTTACGATTCACAAACTCGGGATCTGAAGGTAGCCTGTGCAGGAGATTCGCGCGCCGTTCTCGGCCGTCGCTCAGAAAACGGTAAATGGACAGCAACACCCCTTTCAGAAGACCAGACGGGCGGCACGCCCTCTGAAATGAAGCGGTTGCGCGAAGAACACCCAGGAGAGCCCAACGTTGTCCGAAATGGACGTATCCTCGGCCAACTCGAGCCTAGTCGGTCTTTCGGAGACGCCTTCTACAAATGGAGTAAGGAAACACAGGAAAAGATCAAGCGCCAGTTCTTCGGTCGGACCCCTCATCCCCTCCTAAAGACCCCCCCTTATGTCACCGCCGAACCCATCATCACAACAACCAAGGTTGATCCCAGCCAAGGcgacttccttgtcctcgCAACCGACGGTCTTTGGGAGATGCTAAGCAACGAAGAAGTCGTCGGCTTGGTTGGGCAGTGGATCGAAGAGCAAAAAGCCGCTGCCGGAGCCGGTACCGGCAATAAGAGCTGGGTCCGGAGTCTCTTCGGCTCCCAGCCGACCCAGCTACCTGTAGAAGCACCGAAGGAAACCAGTACCGACGGACAACGTCGACCGATACGTCAGCAGCAGTACGACATCTCAGGTGCCGCTAGTCGTTTCGTCGTTGAAGATAAGAATGCGGCCACTCATCTCGTCCGCAACGCCATGGGCggaaaggacaaggacaTGCTCTGCGCTTTGCTCACTCTCCCAAGCCCTTACTCTAGACGATATCG TGACGATGTAACCGTCGAAGTCATTTTCTTTGGCGAGAGCCCCGACAATCGCACGATCTCCATCAACGAGGAAGCCAGTGCATCGGAAGATAACATCAAAGCTAAGCTTTAA